In the Deinococcus aerius genome, GTCATCCGCAAGGGTGACCCCAACAACATCCTCGCGCTCTACCGCTTCCCGAAGGGCCAGCTCGTGGCGCCGACCAACCTGGACGCCACCATCGACGGCGAGACGGTCGCGTACAGTGACATCTGCACGCACGCGGGCTGCTCGGTCGGGGACAGCGACATCAACGCCGGGGAGATGAAGTGCCCCTGTCACTCGGGGCAGTACGACCCCAAGCGGGGGTGCATCGTGATCGGCGGCCCGCCTCCGCGTCCGCTGGCACAGTTGCCGATCAAGCTGGAGGGTGACAATCTGGTGGTGACGGGCTTCTTCCTGACGTACCCCTACCCGTACACGAACGAGAACGAGTGGGAAAGCATCAAGAAGGAAGTGGAGGCGCAGCGCACATGAACCAGTGGCTCGACGAACGTTTGCACATCTCGCGCCTGAACGACAAGTTCCTGCGCAAGGCCTTTCCGGTCCACCACTCCTTCTTCCTGGGGGAGATCACGCTCTTCAGCCTGATCATCCTGATCCTGACGGGCATCCTGCTCGCCCTCTCCTACGAGCCGAGCAATTCCATGGTGGTGAACTCCTTTGACCCGGGCACGGCGGACAAGCCGAACCTGATCCCGGCGGCCTACCACTCGGCCCTGAAGATCAACGCGATGCCCTTCGGGGACATGCTGCGCCGGATTCACCACTGGACCGCGAACATCATGGTCGCGGCGGCGGTCATTCACATGATGCGCGTCTACTTCACGGGGGCGTACAAGAAGCCGCGCGAGATCAACTGGTGGGTCGGCATGCTGCTGCTGATCTTCACCGCGTTCACCGCCGTGACCGGCTACGCGCTGCCCTACGACAACTACGCCTACAACACCCTCAAGGTGATCTACTCCATCGCGGCCTCGCTCCCCTGGGTGGGTGAGTGGGTCTCGCAGGCGGCGTTCGCAGGCAAGTTCCCGGGCGACGGCCTGATCCCGCGCGTGTACGGCTACCACATCATGCTGCTGCCCGGCATCCTGCTGGCGCTGACGGCCGCGCACATGCTAATCATGATCAAGCAGAAGCACACCCAGCCGCAGTACGCCAAGCGCATCGCCTACAAGAAGATCGTGGGCGTGCCGCTGATGACCCAGCAGACGCCCATCATGCTGGCGCTGACGCTGCTCTTTGCGGGCATCGTCGTGCTGTTCAGCGCCTTTATCCCGGTTCACCCGGTCGAGTTCTTCGGGCCGC is a window encoding:
- a CDS encoding cytochrome b, with translation MNQWLDERLHISRLNDKFLRKAFPVHHSFFLGEITLFSLIILILTGILLALSYEPSNSMVVNSFDPGTADKPNLIPAAYHSALKINAMPFGDMLRRIHHWTANIMVAAAVIHMMRVYFTGAYKKPREINWWVGMLLLIFTAFTAVTGYALPYDNYAYNTLKVIYSIAASLPWVGEWVSQAAFAGKFPGDGLIPRVYGYHIMLLPGILLALTAAHMLIMIKQKHTQPQYAKRIAYKKIVGVPLMTQQTPIMLALTLLFAGIVVLFSAFIPVHPVEFFGPPSTTPIDNIKPDWYLLWIFGVLAIIPSFEIHFLGGVINSEFVGAIVVPTIALLAMFAVPMLDRSRDNLYYAENPTNYPVRLGLGVAFMALLIVWSVAGYKPELISAGILSNANANAVLWIATFLVPALCYFAVQAIVRGIRSLREADARDRANFQAADD
- a CDS encoding ubiquinol-cytochrome c reductase iron-sulfur subunit; the encoded protein is MTRYKRQDPEITRRKFINVAMGTTAAVGGVSLLSTLGAANPVFRLTANKMPPQAGDILVHAQESKEGQPIRIADLGPQLVRAWPQGKDENGDPVIRKGDPNNILALYRFPKGQLVAPTNLDATIDGETVAYSDICTHAGCSVGDSDINAGEMKCPCHSGQYDPKRGCIVIGGPPPRPLAQLPIKLEGDNLVVTGFFLTYPYPYTNENEWESIKKEVEAQRT